The Leptospiraceae bacterium genome includes the window AACTCCACCCTACATTCCCATACTTGGGAGCAATATCATTTTCTGAACCGGGTTTCATTAAACTAAACCAACCAGACTCCCCACATTCTCTACAATGATAAGAAGGTAGAGCTGGAAAGTCGTTAGGCGATTCATCTAACCAATGAAATTGAGAGGTCTCTTTTACATTTCTTCCTATTCTTCTTAGCTCTCGAATCCAAATTTGTGCTTGAATCGGAAGTAAAGGCATTTCTCGTCCCCGAAAAATCTTCTAGCAAAATGTACAAAAGAAAGAAAGGATAGTAAAATAGATTCTATATTAGATTTATCTAATAAACGAAAAGATTGAAAATCATTTTGTAGAATTAAAACAAATTCTTCCCAAAGCAAAGGTGTATTTCCATTTTGTTTTTCTCTATTGTACGCAGTTAAGATTATATTGTAAAGGTCAGTCTGAGTAATCCATTCTCCAAGTAAAACCGGTTCAGAAGGAGAACCCCAAATATTTGCCTGACGTTTGCAATATTCTTCTCTATTCTCTTCTGAATAAGGAGAATAATCATAATTACCCGGATCTAAAAAGATACTTGGAGAAATAGGAAGTAATTCCTCTTTTTCTAATCTTTCTTCCCCAATAATGGAATCTCTGCCAATTTCTTCTCCACTCAGAAGAGAGGCAAATTCAGCTAATTTCTTTTCTGGAGTTTCGGATGTTTCTTCTGTATCGGATATTGTACGTCCTGAATAATTTTTCTTTTCTCCCGAATCTATCGTTGCGGAAGTTCCTACAAAACAAAAACTCCCTTGTTTACATTTTAATCTATCTTTTAATCTCCTGATAAGACAAGCAACGTCAGTTCCTTGCGCACCATCATAGGTATGAAGTTCGTCTAGTATTAAATACTCTAAGGTTCCCTCTTCGTTGTTTTTCCAGAGTCGAGAGTCAGAAGGACGCATAAGTAAAAAATCAAGCATCTTATAGTTTGTAAGAAGAATATCAGGAGGGTTGGCTAATAACGTTTCGTGATCGGTAATTGCAGCGTTTTCTTCCATTATCCGCCGCCCCTTTTTTTTTTCCTGCCTACCAATAAAAGTTCCAACGCGAATATCAGCATTTTTTAATTCAGGTGTATTATAAATTACTTTCGCAAATCGTTTTTCTTGATCTGTAGCGAGAGCATTCATGGGATACAGAATCACTGTAGAAATTCCTTTTTTCCCTTTTTGTTTTTTCTCTAGTGCTTTTTCTAAGACAGGATATAAAAAACATTCTGTCTTTCCAGATCCTGTACCTGTTGTAATAATAGAATGCTGTTTTTTTAAAATTCGATCCCATGCTTTTTTTTGATGGATATAAGGGTGAAAAACTCCGCTATAGGAAAATATTCCTTCGCTTCCTTTCTCTGATTTTTAAAAGGAAATTTGATATCAATCCAGGGCCTTTGATGATACCTGTATAAGGATTATTGATAAATTTTAAAAACTCCTTTTGCAATTCAACTTCCTTGAACTCAAATGTAGATTCCAAAAATCGAATCACCTGCTCTTTTACACGTAACGCTAATATTTCTGGTAACATAAACCTTCCTTATTTTTCTTCAACCACGAATGACACTAATAAACATGAATATAAATATTTTAAAACCAATTCGTGAACATTCGTGCAATTCGTGGCTAACTATCTTTTTTCTTCAACCACGAATGACACGAATTTACACGAATATAAATATTTTAAAACCAATTCGTGGACATTCGGGCAATTCGTGGCTAACCATCTTTTTCCTATTAGTGGCTAAACCTCTTTTAAAGGGTTTTCGATTTTTAGATTTCGGATGACTTGACCAGTAGGAAAATCTTCCGACCATAGATGAGAACATTTCGCATTTTCAGCCGCCGCTAAAATTAATGCATCCCAGAAGGATAATTTATATAAAACACTATAATCAATACCTCGATGAATTAATTCTTGGGTTACAACAACAGTTTCAAAAGCAAAAGAATTCAAAATATCTCTTGCGACTAACGGCTCTATTTTTAGTTTTTTAGTGCAAACAACATAAAATTCCTGAAGAACTTGCGTTGAAATAACACCCAAATTCGATTTGGCTAAGTCAGACAACACCGATCGGGATTTTTTCTGTTTCTTTTTGTCAGAATTATCCAAAGAATAAACAAGGATATTTGTATCTAAAAAAATCTTAGACATCGTAAAGTTCTTCTCTTTTCCATTTAGTAGTTTTGGTTTTTTTTGTCTTAATAGCTTTATCTATTAGAGCAAACGTATCTTGTATCTAGTTTCTTTTCTCAAGAGAAATCTTCTCCTCCAAAATACTTCGAACCAGCGCATTTAGGGAAGTATTCTTCTTTCTAGCATACTCCCGCCTTGCCTCTACTATTTTATCCTCAATGGATAGTGTAATATTTTTCATATTCTCCTCCACTTACACAGTTTATGTGTAAATAACTATTTGTAAAACCTTTTTTTTAACCACGAATTTACACGAATAGTTTTTTCTAAGAAAAAACCCCAAAACCCATTCGTGGACATTCGTGCAATTCGTGGCTAAGATTTTTTTAACCACGAATGACACGAATTACACGAATGATTTATTTTCCTACCAATTCCATAGATACTGACCTAGTTTACAAAATATTTTATCCTTGTTTCCCTCAATTAAATAATCTCCCATTCCATGAATATAGGCGTTGTAAAGATGTGCCGAGACTCCTTTTGGATAGATTCCTTGGGGATTGGCTTTAATTTATCGTTGTAATTCTGTTTCGCTCCATCTAAAAAACAAAAGCATAGCCTCTGTAATCCG containing:
- a CDS encoding DEAD/DEAH box helicase — encoded protein: MFSYSGVFHPYIHQKKAWDRILKKQHSIITTGTGSGKTECFLYPVLEKALEKKQKGKKGISTVILYPMNALATDQEKRFAKVIYNTPELKNADIRVGTFIGRQEKKKGRRIMEENAAITDHETLLANPPDILLTNYKMLDFLLMRPSDSRLWKNNEEGTLEYLILDELHTYDGAQGTDVACLIRRLKDRLKCKQGSFCFVGTSATIDSGEKKNYSGRTISDTEETSETPEKKLAEFASLLSGEEIGRDSIIGEERLEKEELLPISPSIFLDPGNYDYSPYSEENREEYCKRQANIWGSPSEPVLLGEWITQTDLYNIILTAYNREKQNGNTPLLWEEFVLILQNDFQSFRLLDKSNIESILLSFLSFVHFARRFFGDEKCLYFRFKHKFGFES
- a CDS encoding PIN domain-containing protein; protein product: MSKIFLDTNILVYSLDNSDKKKQKKSRSVLSDLAKSNLGVISTQVLQEFYVVCTKKLKIEPLVARDILNSFAFETVVVTQELIHRGIDYSVLYKLSFWDALILAAAENAKCSHLWSEDFPTGQVIRNLKIENPLKEV